CGTGCGTGACGTAGATCATGGTCGTCCTGACGCGCTGATGGAGGCGCTTGATCTCGGCGCGCGTCTGGACTCTCAGCCGCGCGTCGAGATTGGAGAGCGGTTCGTCGAACAGGAACACGCTGGGCTCGCGGACCAGGGCTCGGCCGAGCGCGACACGCTGGCGCTCGCCGCCCGACAGCTCACGCGGCTTGCGATCCAGGTAGCGCTCGATGTCGAGAGCCGCGGCCGCCGCGCGCACGCGACGATCGACGTCCGGCGCCGGCACCTTGCGGCGCCGCAGTCCGAACGCCATGTTGTCGAACACGCTCATGTGCGGGTAAAGGGCGTAATTCTGGAACACCATCGCGATGTCACGATCGCGAGGCGGTACGTCGTTCACCACTCGATCGCCGATCCGGATCTCGCCCGAGCTGACCTCCTCGAGACCCGCGATCATGCGCAGCACCGTGGACTTGCCGCAGCCCGATGGCCCGACCAGCACCAGCAGCTCGCCGTCGTCGATCTCCAGATCGAGATCGCGCACCGCCGGGTGCTTGCCGGCATACATCTTCCCGACCTTCGACAGGCGAACCTTGGGCACTCGTCCTCCTCAGGGCTCGACGATCGGCTGATGGCGGAGCTTGCGGCCGACCACGTCCACGCCGATGTAGAGCGCCAGCAGCACCAGCGCCGCCAGCACGAACCACATCAGCTTGGCCTGCAGCACGTGCGGAATCGCCGCCGGGTCCTCGAGCAACCGCGGCTGATCGGCCAGCACCCGCGCGCCGAACCACGCCAGCACCGTGCTCCACACGAACGAACCGAGCAGGGTCATCACCGAAAAGACGGTGAAGCTCATGCGCGCCGCTCCGGCCGGCAGCGAGACCAGATGCCGCACCACCGGCAGCAGGCGCGCGAAGAAGATGCCGCCGGCCGAGAAGTGCTGGATCCATTTCTCGGCCAGCAGCCATTTCTTCTCGGGCACGAACAGGTACTTCCCATAGCGCAGGATCAGCGGGCGGCCCACCCCGCGCGCCACCCAGTAGGAAATCGCGGCGCCCGCCCACGAGCCCAGCGTAGCCGCCGCCACCACGCCCCAGAAGTGGAACCGGCCTTGCTCGGCCCAGTAGGCGGCGGGGGGAATCACCACCTCGCTCGGCAGCGGAAACACCGTCGACTCGATCGCCATCAGCGTGAACACGCCGGCGTAACCCCATTCCAGCGACAGCCGGAACCAGGTCGCAAGCAGGGAGTGGAACACGGCTCAGCTCACCCCGGAGGATCGGGCGGCGATCTTCACTCTCAACCCCGTCCTGCTCGGTCGGAAGAGGTGTCGCCCTGCGGCACCATCGGCCGAACCTCCGCGGCCGGCACCGTTTCGCTCCAGCGGAAGTCCTCGCCGTCCGGCTCGGGCTTCCCCAGCGCCAGCTCGGGGTCGTGCTCGAGAAAGATCCACGAGCGCTCGCGATGCGCACGCTCGAGCAGCGCGCGCTTTTCGGTCATGGTCTCGATCGCGGCGACGTCGTAGCCCATCACGAAAGGAATGCGCACGTGACTCGCGGTCGGGATCAAGTCGGCCACGAAGTACAAGGCCTCCTCCGGGCCACCCACGCGCAGCAGCTGCTGGCCGCGCGTATGTCCCTCGGCGAGCAGCAGCTCGACTTCGGGCCAGGGGCGCTGCGGCCCCTCCATCAGGTTCAGGACCCCGGCCTCGACCAGCGGCTCGAAGTTCTCGCTGAGGTACGAAGCGCGCTCGCGCAGGTTGGAATGTCGCGCGTTCTCGAGATTGCGCGCCTGCACGTGATACCGCGCGCGCGGCAGAGTCGGCACCAGCCGGTCTCCGGCGCGTTTCGTCGAGCCGCCGGCGTGGTCGAAATGGAGGTGGGTCAGCACCACGTCGGTCACATCGCGGGGATCGAGCCCCTGCGCCGCCAGCGACCGCTCGAGGTCGTGCTGCTCGTGCTCCACGCGGTAGATGTCGGCGAGCTTGGGCGGAAACTTGTCGCCGATGCCGATGTCGACCAGCACGCGGCGCCCGTAGCCGTCGAGCAGCAGGCAGCGCATCGCCAGCCGGATGCGGTTCCTCTCGTCGGGCGGCTGCAGCTTGGCCCACAGGGGCTTCGGCACCGAGCCGAACATCGAGCCGCCATCGAGCCACAGATATCCGGTCTCGATGGCGAGTGCTCGCCAGCCTCCGAAGATCAGTTCGCGCATCGGCGCAGAATGGCCGAAGCCGCGCGACGGGGTCAAACCCGTGGAACCGTCGCGGTCGGTTACGGGTAGGACGACGGCAGCCGCGACCCCGCGGCGCCACGCGCGGAGGCTCCCCAACTAATTCCTGGCTACTTCTCCGGTTCCCTGTCTCACGCCCCAACCTGGAGATTGCCATGGACCGCTTCAAACCTACCTCCCGCCGCGCGGCGCTCTGCGCCGCAATCGTACTGGTCGCTGCAGCAAACCCCGGTCTCGCCGGCTGGCCCGCCAACGGCACCCCGCTGAGTGGCCCCACGCCTGTCCAGGGTTTTCAGACCGCCGTGGCTTCGGACGGAGCGCTGCTCGTGCTGCGGGACATCCTGCTGCCGAGTTCCATCGCGCGGCTCACGACCGGCGGCGCGACCGTGCCGGGCTGGCCCGTGGCGGTGGCCGGCAGCGGCTACGTGGACGGACTTGCGCCCGATCTCCTGGGTGGCTGTTACTACGCGCTCTCGAATCCCGGGGTCTACATCCATCACCTGCGCGCCGATGGCAGCGCCGATCCCGCGTGGCCCGCGAACGGCGTCCTGCTCTGCGACGCTCCGGGCTACAAGCACGCGCAGATCGCCGCCGACCCCGGCGGCGGCGTTTACGTCGTGTGGGCGGATGGACGCGACTCCCCGGGCCTGCCGCGCGCGCTGTTCGCGTCGCGGGTCCTGCCCGATGGAACGGTGGCGGCGGGCTGGGACGCGGGTGGCACTCGTCTCGCGACCGTGCCCGATACCACGAACATCTCGCTCGGATTCAGTCGTGACGACGGTGTCGGCGGTCTCTACGCACTCGAAGCCCGAACCGTCCACTTCGGGCTGCCCGAACAGAGCTTCGAGGAGTTTCTGGTCCACCTCTCGCCGAACGGACCGAGTCCGAGCTGGCCCTCGGGCGGATTCTTCCCGCCTGGCGTCCCGCTGGGCACGGGATTCACCTTCGATCACGACGGCGCTGGAGGCGTGTTCGTGAACTGGAATGTGGGTGAGAGCGGTTTCGTTCAGCGCTTCGACACGACCGGCAACGTCGCCGCTGGCTGGCCGCCCGAGGGTCACCGCGTGGTCGCGGACACCGGCGTCGGCTGTCTGACCGGAGGGATCCTCGCCGATGGGAACGGAGGAGTGCTTTTCCCGATGATCGCGGGCCCGCCGGGGGACTACGGCAGCTGGCTCAACTACGTGAGCGGCCTGGACGGAACGGGCGCGGCCCTTTCCGGCTGGCCCGCGCCCGGCGTCGAGTTCCCCGCGAATGTCTTCTCGGTCGGGTGGCTCGCGACCGACGGCGCGGCCGGGTGCTACCTGGAGTGGGGGAACGTCGATCCAACCACGTACTTCCTGTCCGATCTGCGCGTGTTGCGGGTGCGTTCGAACGGAACGATGGCGCCCGGTTTTCCCGATTCGGGGCTCGTCGTGTGCGCGGGACCCGGGGTTCGCTATCAGCCGGCGCTCGTTCCTGACGGGCGCGGAGGCGTGTATGCGGTATGGCTCGACTCGCGAAACCACACGCCCGCCAATGCGTACGACGTCTACGCGACCCGCGTCGGTCCCAGCGGCGACGCGCTCGCGAGCGTGGCGGCGCCGCCGCCCGCCGCGAATTCACTCGTGGCGTCTCCCAATCCGTTCACGAGCGCCGTCTCGTTCGAGATTGCCGCGGGCGGCGCCCGGGACTCGCGGCTCGACATCTTCGATGCCGCGGGGCGGCGGGTGCGCACGCTGGCCGGCGGAGCCGGTTCCTCGGGACGGGTTCAGTGGAACGGGCTGGACGATGCGGGCCGTGTGGTGCCGCCTGGGCTCTATCTGGTGCGCACGCACGCCGGCGCTTCGGTCCGCGTGGTGCGCGTGCTATGAAGATGGTGCGGTGAAGATTGTTGATGACGCGTTGCCGAGGCGGCCCGGGCCGCCTTGAGGCGAGCGTTCAGGCCGCCAGGTAACCCGACGCGTTCGGGGAAGAGCGGGTTCCGGGGGGCCGGCGCGGGTCGCGCCGGCCCCCTGGCCGAAGTCCGATCAGCTGACGGTGATGGTCAGGGTCTTGGCGAACTGAATGCGACCCGAGGCTCCGCCGCCGCCGCCCGCCGGCAACACGCGGCCGTCCGGTGTCTCCTGCCGGCCAATCGGCGAGGCGTTCTCGGTGCCGTAGAGGAATGCCGCAGTGACGGTGTAGGTGCCGGGCTTGGACGGCGCCTGGAGCGTGTAGACCACCTTGCAGGTCGGATAGGTGTTGGTCGAAGGATCGCTCTTCACGCCCTGCACGTTCACGTAGTTGATGTTCTTCTGCAGGTCCTTGTAGCGACCGTCGAGGAATGCGGTCTGCGGCTTGCCGTCGGGACCGGTGACGTCGGGCGCCTTGGTGATCAGGAACCCCTCGGTCTGCACCGGGCTGGATTCGAAGCGAAGGTCGTTATCGGTGAGCATCACGCCCACCACCGGACCCGCGCCGCCGTGCGTGGTGACGGTGACGGTCAGCGTGCCGAGCGCCTTCACGGTGGTGGCCGAGGCGGCGATCTCGACCTTGCTGTTCGCATCCATCGCCTTCACGGTGTCGAGCAGCTTCTTGCGATCGTCCTCCGACAGCTTGCCGTATCGCTCCTGCCCGCCCTGAATGGACGCGTAGTGCCGGTTCTCGACCGTCATGCTGCTGGCAATGTCGGCGGGCTGATCGCGAAGCTGGTCCGCCCCCACCGACGAATGACATCCGGCGCAGTAGGTGTTGGCGTTGGTCGTGAACCGGGGCGTTCCTCCCGGATACGCCCGAAGCTGCCCCGCCACACCGGTCAGCGCGGTCAGTCCGAGAACGGCGGCGATAGCGATACGTGCGTTCATGCACTCCTCCCCTGAATTCATGACGATCCGCGGCCCGACCGGAAGCGATGATTCACTGCGAGGTCGGCAAGGCTACCCCTCGGTGCCTCCAGCGTCCAGATCGCGGTGACAGCGCTGGCACTGCGCTCGGACGCTGACGTTGTCGAGGTAGTGCCTGTCGCTCGGCCCGGCCCGATGCACCTGATGGCAGGAGAAGCAGGGCAGTTTGACGCCGAGGTGGTCGGAGAGCTGGTGGTACTCGTCGGTCTCCTCGCTGCTCTTCGTGCCATGGACGTCCTTCTCATGGCACTTGAGGCAGGCGGAGTTGGTGAGCGGCAGGCGCATGGAAGTCGGTTCGTGCCGATCGCCGGCCACCCAGCGCGCCGCGTCCCAGGCCGAGAGCAGCGTCACCTGACTCCAGCCCGCCAGCCCTTCGCCGCTGTGGCAGGTGAAGCAACGCTCGGGGTGATTGCCGTGATGCGCCCGGAAGTGCGCGGCCGACAGGGTCCGCGCCGGCGCCTCGGTCATGTCGCGATAGATCTGGCCATGCAAGTGGCAGGAGATGCAGAAGCGGTTGTCACCATCGAGGCGTTTCACCACCACGGTCGGGATCACCGCGGCCGCGATCAGAGCGAGCGCCGCGATCCAGAGGCGCCGCCGTGCCGCGCTCGAGGAGGGAAGGATCGGCATCGTCGCGCAGTGTTCCCGCGATCGCTCCGCGACGCAAGCCGCGGCGCGGCCCGCGGCCTCGAATCCGCCACCAAAGGCACGAGCGCGTTCCAGAGTCGGAACGCGCCCGTGTGGCCGGGAGGGGGGACCGGCGATTCGGAGCTAGTGCAGGTACTTGGTCTTCAATGCTCCCATGGTCAGAGGCACGGTCGGCGTGGCGCCGAACGCGGTGACCTCGAAGACCAGGTCATTGAAGTCGTTGTCCGTCGGGTAGCAGCACGGACCCGGATTGGCTCCGCTGTCGAGATCCTCGAAGCACACCAGCCAGGTATTAGGATGCGTCCACTGCGAGATGTCGAACACCAGCGCTTGCACGTCGCCGTCGAACGGCGCGTGGATCGCCACGCCGTTCGGCCCGAGATCGTTGTAGAAGCGATTCGTGAAGAACATCTCGGGCTCCGGCGCGTTGATGGCGTCACCGTGCCCGTTCGGATTGAGGTAGAAGCCGAAGCGCGTCATCGGATGATTGAACACGATCATCGACGAGGCGCCCTCGCTGGCCGGCCCGTCGAACACCACGCCGTCGTCCACGCCGTCGATCACCGGCTTGTGGCCATCCTCGACGTACCAGCCGAGAATGTTGTTGTCGGCGTTGCCGGCCACTTCACGCACCAGCATCGCCGAGAAATGATCGCCGAACCAGAACCACGGATCGGGGTCGCCGGGCTTGGCGCCGAGATAGTCGGTGGTGACGGTGATGTGTCCTGGTCCGTAGAGACCGTCAACGATGTGCTGAAGCGAATTCGTCGGTCCGTCCCAGCTGGTCCCGAAAACGACCGGAACGACCGCGTGCGCCGGAGTGGCCAGGGCGGTGGCCAATGCCAGCACTGCCGGCACGCATAACTTCATGGACGTCCTCATGAGAAAGGGCTCTCCGTGGATGCGGGGACAAGCTGTCGTGCTTCGGAGAATGCCCGCCGGGGATAGGGACGGCGGGCTTCTGCGCCAACAGGGAGGGACCTAAGGGCAGGCGCAGAATTCCGAATAACGCGAAAAGTCTAGGGATTCTCGGGCCAGAATTCAAGCAGCAAAGCGCAGGATCGGCCCTTATCGCCGGGTTGCTGGCGCGTCGCGGCGAATTGCAATGGGCCCGGAAACCCGTCCCCCGGGCCTCGGGATCCCCGGAGCCGCTCAACATTCTGCGCCGCACAACCCTAGATATGAATCGGGCTGCCCGTAACCGCCAGGGCGGCCTCCTTGATCGCCTCCGCCAGCGTGGGATGGGCGTGGACCGAGCGGGCCACGTCCTCGGAGCTCGCCCCCATCTCCATGGCCACCACCAGCTCCGCGATCAAGTCGCTCGCCCACGGCCCCAGGATGTGGGCACCCAGCAGCCGGTCGGTCGCGGCGTCGGCCACCAGCGCGACCTGCCCATCCCGCTCGTTCATGGCCCTGGCCCGGCCGTTGACCATGAACGGGAAGGTCCCGACGCGGACTTCACGCCTCTGCCGCTCGGCCTCCTCGACCGTCAGCCCCACGCTGGCCAGTTCCGGCCAGGTGTAGACGACGTTCGGGATGCAGTCGTAGGACACATGTCCGGCGCGTCCGGCCATGTTCTCCACCGCGGCGATGCCCTCCTCTTCGGCCTTGTGCGCCAGCATGGGTCCGGCCGTCACGTCGCCGATCGCGAAGATTCCGGGCACGCGAGTTTCGTAGCGCTCGTTCACGCGTACGCGGCCCTTCTCGTCCAGCTCGACGCCGGCCTCGCGGGCGCCCAGCCCCTCGGTGTAGGGCCGGCGCCCCACCGCCACCAGCAGCACCTCGCAGGCCTCTTCGCGCGTGATGCCCTTCGAATCGATCGTCACCCGCACTTCGTCGCCCTCGACGCGAGCCGCCCGGGCCGAGGTCTCCAGGTCGAAGCGGAACCCCTGCCGCTCGAGGATCTTCTTGAGCATCGCCCCGCTCCCGCGATCGACGCCCGGCAGGATCCGGTCCTGGAACTCGAGCACGCGCACCTCGGATCCGAGCCGCATCCACACCGAGCCCAGCTCGAGCCCGATCGCGCCGGCGCCGACCACCATCAGGCGCCGCGGCACCTCGGGAAGCGCCAGCGCGTCGGTCGAATGGACGATGCGGCGGCCATCGAACGCGACGCCGGGGAGCGCCGCCGCCTTGCTGCCGGTGGCGATCAGGATGCGCTGGGTGTCGAGCGTCTGGGCGCCGCTCTCCCCCTTCACCTCGACGCGGCCCGGCGACTCGATGCGCCCGAATCCGAACACCGGCGCCACACCGTACTTCTTGAACAGCGTGCCGACCCCCGAGGTGAGCCCGCGCACCACGGTGTCCTTCCGCTTCATCATGGTGGCGAGATCGAACTCGGCGGTGGCGCGGATGCCGTGCACGGCGAGGCCGTGCTTCACGTGGTGCAAGTTCTCGGTCGAGTCGAGCAGCGCCTTGCTGGGAATACAGCCGACGTTGAGGCAGGTGCCGCCCAGGGTCGGATACTTCTCGACGCACGCGGTCTTGAGGCCGAGCTGCGCGGCGCGGATCGCCGCGACGTAGCCGCCCGGTCCCGAGCCGATCACCACCAGGTCGTAGCTCATGACCTGTTCAGATCTCGAGCAGCATGCGCTCGGGATCCTCGAGCCGTTCCTTGACGCGCACCAGGAAGGTGACGGCCTGCTCGCCATCCACGATTCGGTGATCGTAGGACACCGCGAGGTACATCATCGGGCGGATCACGATCTGGTCGTCCACCACTACCGGCCGCTTCTCGATCTTGTGCATGCCGAGAATGCCGCTCTGCGGCGGATTGAGGATCGGCGTCGAGAGCAGCGAGCCATAGACGCCGCCGTTCGAGATCGTGAACGTCCCGCCCGACAGCTCGTCGAGGGAGAGCGCGCCGTCGCGCCCGCGCGCGGCGAGCCGGCCGATCTCGCGCTCCATCTCGGCGAGCGAGAGCGTGTCGGCGCGCTTCACCACCGGCACCACCAGCCCGCGCTCGGTGCCCACCGCCACGCCAAGATGAACGCGGCGGCGATAGACGATGTCGGTGCCGCGGATCTCGGCATTCAGTTCGGGCACATCGGCGAGCGCCAGGATCACGGCGCGTCCGAACAGGCTCATGAAACCGAGCTTCACGCCGTGCTTCTTCTCGAACGCGTCGCGGTGTCGCGCGCGCAGCTCGAGCACCGCGGTCATGTCCACTTCGTTGAAGGTGGTGAGGATCGCCGCGGTGTGCTGCGCGCGGACCAGCCGCTCGGCAATCCGCTGCCGGATGCGGCTCATTGGCACGATCTGCTCGTCGGCCTCCTCGATGGGCGCGCCGGCGGGCGCGCCCGGCGCCTGGGCGGGAATCGCGGGCGATTCGCCGGCGGGCGCCGGCGCAGCGGCCGGCTTCGATTCGATCTCGCGCAACACGTCACCCTTGAGCAGGCGACCGCCGGGCCCGGTGCCCTTGAGCGCGCGGGGGTCGAGTCCGTGCTCGGTTACCAACCGGAGCACGGCCGGGGAGAGCGCCGGTGCTTCATGAGGCGGCGGCGCGGGAGCCTTCGCGATCGGCGGCGCTGTGGCCGGCGGCGCGGGAGCCTTCGCGATCGGCGGCGCGGTGGCCGGCGGTGCGGGAGCCTTCGCGATCGGCGGCGCGGCGGACGGCGGTGCGGCGGGCGCCGGAGGCACGGCGGCTGCCGGGGTCGTCGCCGCGGTGGGCGGAATCGAGGCGGCCGCCCCGTTCACCTCGACTTCGCCGAGCACATCCCCCACCACCACGGTGTCGCCGGGCTTCCGCGCGTGATGCAGCTTGCCGGCCACCGGCGCCGCGATCTCGACCGCGGCCTTATCGGTCTCGAGCGTGGCCACCGGCTCGTCGGCGCGCACCGCGGCGCCGTCGGGCTTCAGCCATTCGACCAGCACCGCCTCCGAAATCGATTCGGCAAGCCGCGGAACCTCGATCCTCACGAGCCGCTTCCCTCCGAAGCGCGTGCCACCCGGCGCGGCGCGCGCGGCGCGGCACCCGGCGAGCCCTGGCGGAAGGCGCGCTCGATCAGCTGGTGCTCCTGCTCGGCATGCTGCGGATAGGAGCCGCTCGCCGGGGTGGGCGCGGCTTTTCGCGCCACCAGATAGAGCGTGGCGCCCTGGGGCAGCACGCCCTCCAGCCGGTGCCGGGTGTTCCGCCATGCGCCCATGTTGGCCGGCTCCTCCTGCACCCAGCGGATGTCCCTGGCTTGCGGGTAGCGCTGGAACAATTGAGTCAGCTCGAGCCGCGGAAACGGATAGAGCTGCTCCAGCCTCACCAGCGCCACGTCCTCGCGACCTCGCGTCCCGCGCGCCTCGAGCAACGTATAGAAGAGGCGCCCCGAGCAGAGCAGGATCGAACTCACTCGATCGGGCGCCGCGACTCCCGGGTCGTCGAGCAGGGTGTGGAACTCGCCGTCGGTGAAATCCCTGAGCGCCGAGACCGCCTGGCGATGGCGGAGCAGGCTCTTGGGACTCAGGACCACCAGCGGCCGGCGATACGGACGCTTCTGCTGGCGCCGCAGCACGTGGAAGAGCTGCGCCGGCGTGGTCAGGTTCACGACCTGCAGGTTTCCGTCCGCGCACAACTCGAGGAAGCGCTCGAGCCGCGCGCTCGAGTGCTCGGGGCCCTGGCCTTCGTAGCCGTGCGGGAGCAGCAACGTGAGACCCGACATGCGCCGCCACTTGCCTTCGCCGCTCGCCAGGAACTGGTCGATGTAGACCTGGGCGACGTTGGCGAAGTCGCCGAACTGCGCCTCCCAGATCACCAGCGTGTGAGGATCGGCGGTGCTGTAGCCGTACTCGAAACCGAGCGGGGCGGCCTCGCTGAGCGGCGTGTCGAAGACCTCGAAGCGGCCCTGGCCCGGCCCCAGGTGCTGGAGCGGCGTCCAGCGCCTGCCGGTCGCGCTGTCGTGGAGTACGGCGTGGCGATGGCTGAAGGTCCCGCGCCCGGAGTCCTGGCCGGACAGGCGCACGTGCTCGCCTTCGAGCAACAGCGAGCCGATCGCCAGCATCTCTCCGCCACCCCAGTCCACGCGGTCCTGCTCGAGCATCTTGACGCGGTCGTCGAGCACGCGGCGCACGCGCGCGTGCACCTGGAAGCCGTCGGGCACGCGGGCCGCGTCGCGCGCAATCCGCTCGAGCAGCGAGCGCGGGGCGCGCGTGTCGGCGGTCCACTCCTCGCTGTCCCAGCGCATGCCGCTCCAGACACCGCTCGGCTCGCGCGCGGTACGCGGCACCTCACCGCCACGCAAACGAGCGTGCGCGGCCTGAAGCGTCGCCTCGATCTCGGACTCGATCGCCTGGAGCCCGGCGGCATCGAGAGCGCCTTCGTCGATCAGGCGCCGGGCGTAACGACGCGAGGCCGGTTCGTGCTTCGCGATCGCCGCGTACATGGTGGGCTGCGTGAAGGTCGGATCGTCGAGCTCGTTGTGGCCGTGCTTGCGATAGCAGATCAGATCGATGATCGCGTCGCGCTTGAATTCCATGCGATAGGCGAGCGCCAGATCCATGGCGTGAACCGCGGCCTCGGGCTCGTCGCCGTTCACGTGGAACACCGGCGCCTCGATGATGCGCGCAATGTCGGTGGCGTAGCGGCTGTGGCGCGCGTCCGACGGCGAGGTGGTGAAGCCGACCTGATTGTTGACCACGATGTGCAGCGCGCCGCCGGTCCAGTAGGGCGACAGCTGCGCCAGCGACAGGGTCTCGGGCACGATGCCTTCGCCCGAGAACGCGGCGTCGCCGTGGATCAGCAGCGGCACGGTGCGCTCGCGGGCGGCGTCGCCGGTGATCTCCTGGCGCGCGCGCACGCTGCCCAGCACCACCGGGTTCACGAATTCGAGATGACTGGGGTTGTAGTGCATGCTGAGCGCGAGGTTCCTCCCGCCGGTGGTGCGCACCGAAGCGAAACCCAGGTGATACTTCACGTCGCCGTGGTTGGCGGCCTCCTCGGGGGCGCCGGTCTCGAACTCGGCGAAGATGCTCTCGAGCGGCTTGTGGAGCACGTTGGCCAGCACGTTGAGCCGGCCCCGATGGGGCATGCCGATCACCAGCTGCTCGATGCCGCGCGCCGCCGAGCGCTCGACCAGCGTCTCGAGCATCGGGATGAGCGTGGCGCCGCCTTCCAGAGAAAAGCGCTTCTGCCCCACGTACTTGACGTGAAGGAACTGTTCGAAGGCGTCGGCGGTCATGAGCTCGCGCAGGATGGCGACGCGCTCGTCGCGCGACAGCGACGGGCGATTGCGGTTGGGCTCCATCCGCTCCTGCAGCCACTCGCGGCGGCGGCGGTTCGGAATGTCCATGAACTCGACGCCGAGCGGTCCGCAATAGGTCTCGCTCAGCTCCACGATCAGTTCGCGCAGCGTGCCCGAGAACTCCCCCCGGAACGGGTAGGGCTCGACCGGAGAGTCGAGATCGGCTTCGCTCAAGCCGAAGTTCGAGAGCTCGAGCAGCGGCTCGCTCGGTGCCGCCGTGCTCAGCGGATCGAGGCGCGCGGCGCGATGGCCGAACTCGCGATAGGCGCTGACCAGTCCGAACACGCCGGCGGTCGGCGTACCGGCCGCGGCCGGCCGCGATCCCGCGAAGTCGAAGCCGGCGAAGAACAGCGCCCATTCCTCGGGAACCGAGGCCGGATCCTTCAGGAACTCGGCGTAGAGCTTCTCGATGTAGCCGGCATTGGCGCGCTGGATGAAATCGAGACGGCTGGACATGGCTTCCTCGGGAGTCGGGCGCCGCGCAGGCCGAAAGGGCCCCGAGCGGAGTCGGCTGCCGAAGCTACCACGAACGGCGGCGGGAGGAATCCCGCCGCCGTTGCGATGTCGCCGTCCCTGGAATCGAAGCTCGCCGCTAGCGCGTGCGCTGCAATTCCGGCTGCCAGGTGATCGGGCTGAAAGTGGGCGGCGGCTTGCGTGTTCTCGGGGCCCCGGCGTAGTGGATCCCCCACTCGTCCTGCAGCACCCAGTCCACCAGCGCCTTGCAATCCTGCTGCCGGAAGTCCCAAAGACTGAATCCGGTCCAGATGACAGGCTGGAATTGAGAGGGCCGATATATGGTCATGCAGACGTTGACCGGATTGACGCCCGGCTGCACGAGCTGCGCCCCGCTCGCCTGGTAGAGTGAGTCGAGAGTCGAGACCGGCGCGCCTCCCGGCCCGGAGTTCTCCGTCACCACGTTGGGTTGGCTGAGGTATTCCGCCGGTAACGCGCTCGTGACGTAGAAGTCGCCCGGATAGGACCGCAATGGAGGAAGCGGATCGC
Above is a window of Candidatus Sulfotelmatobacter sp. DNA encoding:
- a CDS encoding 2-oxoglutarate dehydrogenase E1 component — its product is MSSRLDFIQRANAGYIEKLYAEFLKDPASVPEEWALFFAGFDFAGSRPAAAGTPTAGVFGLVSAYREFGHRAARLDPLSTAAPSEPLLELSNFGLSEADLDSPVEPYPFRGEFSGTLRELIVELSETYCGPLGVEFMDIPNRRRREWLQERMEPNRNRPSLSRDERVAILRELMTADAFEQFLHVKYVGQKRFSLEGGATLIPMLETLVERSAARGIEQLVIGMPHRGRLNVLANVLHKPLESIFAEFETGAPEEAANHGDVKYHLGFASVRTTGGRNLALSMHYNPSHLEFVNPVVLGSVRARQEITGDAARERTVPLLIHGDAAFSGEGIVPETLSLAQLSPYWTGGALHIVVNNQVGFTTSPSDARHSRYATDIARIIEAPVFHVNGDEPEAAVHAMDLALAYRMEFKRDAIIDLICYRKHGHNELDDPTFTQPTMYAAIAKHEPASRRYARRLIDEGALDAAGLQAIESEIEATLQAAHARLRGGEVPRTAREPSGVWSGMRWDSEEWTADTRAPRSLLERIARDAARVPDGFQVHARVRRVLDDRVKMLEQDRVDWGGGEMLAIGSLLLEGEHVRLSGQDSGRGTFSHRHAVLHDSATGRRWTPLQHLGPGQGRFEVFDTPLSEAAPLGFEYGYSTADPHTLVIWEAQFGDFANVAQVYIDQFLASGEGKWRRMSGLTLLLPHGYEGQGPEHSSARLERFLELCADGNLQVVNLTTPAQLFHVLRRQQKRPYRRPLVVLSPKSLLRHRQAVSALRDFTDGEFHTLLDDPGVAAPDRVSSILLCSGRLFYTLLEARGTRGREDVALVRLEQLYPFPRLELTQLFQRYPQARDIRWVQEEPANMGAWRNTRHRLEGVLPQGATLYLVARKAAPTPASGSYPQHAEQEHQLIERAFRQGSPGAAPRAPRRVARASEGSGS